A genomic region of Ornithorhynchus anatinus isolate Pmale09 chromosome 7, mOrnAna1.pri.v4, whole genome shotgun sequence contains the following coding sequences:
- the UBE2T gene encoding ubiquitin-conjugating enzyme E2 T, with product MQRASRLNKELKLLATEPPPGIMCWQETSQMDELRAQILGGANTPYEKGIFKLEVVIPERYPFEPPKIRFLTPIYHPNIDSAGRICLDILKLPPKGAWRPSLNISTVLTSIQLLMSEPNSDDPLMADISSEFKYNKPAFLENARQWTEKYASQKQKSNKSEEEGSPVETRKPSVPAATEKRKGDKLEGHKKKSRLDV from the exons ATGCAGAGAGCTTCACGCCTGAACAAAGAGCTGAAACTGCTAGCCACAGAGCCTCCCCCAGGCATTATGTGCTGGCAAGAAACAAGCCAAATGGATGAACTCCGAGCCC AGATCCTGGGTGGGGCCAACACACCCTATGAAAAAGGAATCTTCAAGCTGGAAGTGGTCATCCCCGAGAG GTACCCCTTTGAACCCCCGAAAATccgctttctgactcccatataTCATCCCAATATTGACTCCGCTGGAAGGATTTGCCTTGATATCCTCAAACTTCCCCCAAAG GGAGCCTGGAGGCCATCGCTCAACATTTCCACAGTGCTGACCTCCATCCAGCTGCTCATGTCAGAGCCTAACTCCGATGACCCTCTCATGGCTGATATA tCCTCGGAGTTTAAGTACAATAAGCCAGCTTTCCTTGAGAATGCCAGGCAGTGGACAGAGAAGTACGCGAGTCAGAAGCAGAAG TCCAAcaagagtgaggaggaggggagcccagTGGAGACCAGAAAGCCCTCAGTGCCTGCAGCCACCGAGAAGAGAAAAGGCGACAAGCTGGAGGGGCACAAGAAGAAATCTCGCCTGGACGTCTAG